From the genome of Alosa sapidissima isolate fAloSap1 chromosome 14, fAloSap1.pri, whole genome shotgun sequence, one region includes:
- the hnf4b gene encoding hepatic nuclear factor 4, beta, whose product MRIHRVGLDLDTNDYGMNLEPSYTMLEFDSLRALPEEAEPLVPGPAPSLPPSSGSLCSICADRATGKHYGAASCDGCKGFFRRSVRKNHAYTCRFNRQCVVDKDKRNQCRYCRLRKCFRAGMRKEAVQNERDRISCQRDGQRLGTLSINMLLQAEASTHQFLSSVPGIPCDIGMKKVARVGDVCESMKQQLLLLVEWAKRIPEFCELPVDDRVALLRAHSAEHLILGVARRSLPYNDIILLGNDFIIPVNGPEMEVSKVAARILEELVRPLRELDVTDMEFACLKAIVFFAPDCPGLLSPQAVRQVRFQAQVLLDEATYEQRGRFGELLLMLPPLQSVAWQMVETLQLARLLGEAAVDNLLLEMLLGEGATGARGGPGASTGAGDGVGVGVQAQSKGPQQGSNADVFSFMSSGDPALACGPLGAQEMLPNQFISVILPVPNSLPGLPMVLPTQTGTEVYRPGEDAGMAQEMPNSMPIPPGHTCL is encoded by the exons ATGCGGATCCACAGAGTTGGGCTGGACCTGGACACCAATGACTATGGCATGAACCTGGAGCCATCCTACACCATGCTGGAGTTTGACAGCTTGAGAGCACTTCCTGAAGAGGCAG AGCCACTGGTGCCAGGGCCGGCGCCATCCCTGCCCCCGAGCAGTGGCAGCCTGTGCTCCATCTGTGCAGACCGGGCCACGGGCAAACACTACGGCGCGGCCAGCTGTGACGGCTGCAAGGGCTTCTTCCGCAGGAGTGTGAGGAAGAACCACGCCTACACGTGCAG GTTCAACAGACAGTGTGTGGTGGACAAGGACAAGCGGAACCAGTGCCGTTATTGCCGGCTCAGGAAGTGTTTCAGGGCCGGCATGAGAAAAGAAG CTGTCCAGAATGAGCGGGACCGGATCAGCTGTCAGAGAGACGGACAGAGGCTGGGAACGCTGTCCATCAACATGCTCCTGCAGGCAGAAGCCAGCACACATCAG ttcCTGTCTTCAGTCCCTGGCATCCCCTGTGACATAGGCATGAAAAAGGTTGCCCGCGTAGGGGATGTATGTGAATCCATGAAGCAGCAGCTCCTTCTGCTGGTGGAGTGGGCAAAGCGCATCCCTGAGTTCTGCGAGCTGCCGGTGGACGACAGG GTGGCCTTGCTTAGAGCCCATTCTGCCGAGCATCTCATCCTTGGCGTGGCGCGCCGCTCCCTTCCCTACAATGACATCATCCTTCTGG GAAACGACTTCATCATCCCAGTGAACGGACCCGAGATGGAGGTGTCCAAAGTGGCGGCCCGGATTCTGGAAGAGCTTGTCAGGCCGCTGCGAGAGCTGGATGTCACCGACATGGAGTTCGCCTGTCTGAAAGCCATCGTCTTCTTTGCCCCAG ACTGCCCAGGGCTGCTAAGTCCTCAGGCGGTGCGGCAAGTCCGTTTCCAGGCCCAGGTGCTGCTGGACGAGGCCACATATGAGCAGCGCGGGCGCTTCGGGGAGCTGCTCCTAATGCTGCCACCGCTGCAGAGCGTGGCCTGGCAGATGGTCGAGACCCTCCAGCTGGCACGCCTGCTCGGGGAGGCGGCCGTCGACAACCTCCTGCTAGAGATGCTGCTGGGAGAAGGGGCCACTGGGGCCCGGGGCGGCCCTGGAGCCTCCACCGGAGCTGGGGACGGGGTCGGAGTTGGGGTCCAGGCCCAGTCCAAAGGCCCACAGCAAG GAAGTAACGCCGATGTCTTCTCATTCATGTCCTCTGGAGACCCTGCCTTGGCCTGTGGTCCCCTTGGTGCCCAGGAGATGCTGCCAAACCAATTTATCTCTGTAATTCTGCCAGTACCAAACT CTTTGCCAGGTCTTCCAATGGTACTACCCACGCAGACTGGCACTGAGGTGTACAGACCAGGAGAAGACGCAGGCATGGCCCAAGAGATGCCAAACAGCATGCCAATCCCACCTGGGCACACGTGCCTCTGA